In a genomic window of Acropora muricata isolate sample 2 chromosome 2, ASM3666990v1, whole genome shotgun sequence:
- the LOC136902221 gene encoding uncharacterized protein — translation MKYSQVTIACSESLRFLALLVMCCTILAHISATESLKNDDAHETRQELPRSILQRRTIKENGTTNTQSIEKRLKIIEQRLDALLSKPQGANNKVVAYFSGEAGKPGKNRPFPGPPGPKGDQGPQGAKGEKGQGNGVNYVRWGRKSCANGAQTVYQGIMGGEHFTHYGGGSQYLCLPRNPKYGKYQNGHQHAGYVYGTEYQVSQYNGNPFDKKLHDHDAPCAVCFVNSRGSMLMMPARNDCPSGWTEEYHGYLMTEYYGHKHSSEFICVDGNPEYVHGSKQNKDGALLHPVEGVCGSLPCRPYVAGRELTCAVCTK, via the exons ATGAAGTATTCGCAAGTTACTATCGCATGCAGTGAAAGCCTGCGCTTCCTCGCCTTGTTAGTGATGTGTTGTACCATTTTGGCCCACATCTCTGCCACGGAGAGCCTAAAAAATGACGATGCACATGAAACAAGGCAAGAGTTGCCAAGATCTATCCTTCAACGCAGAACAATTAAGGAAAACGGCACAACAAATACACAAAGCATCGAAAAACGACTTAAAATCATTGAACAGAG ACTCGATGCCCTGCTCAGCAAGCCACAAGGGGCGAACAATAAAGTGGTCGCCTACTTTTCAG GAGAGGCAGGCAAGCCGGGCAAAAACAGGCCTTTCCCAGGCCCTCCTGGTCCTAAAGGAGACCAGGGACCTCAAGGAGCCAAAGGAGAGAAGGGGCAAGGGAATGGGGTAAATTATGTGCGATGGGGAAGAAAATCATGTGCCAATGGTGCCCAGACTGTTTATCAAG GGATAATGGGTGGAGAGCATTTCACTCACTACGGTGGTGGATCACAGTACCTTTGTCTTCCTCGCAACCCAAAGTACGGCaaataccaaaatggccaccagcaTGCGGGATACGTTTACGGCACTGAGTATCAAGTAAGTCAATACAACGGAAATCCTTTCGACAAAAAATTGCACGATCACGATGCTCCCTGTGCTGTTTGCTTCGTCAACTCACGTGGTTCGATGCTCATGATGCCCGCAAGGAATGACTGTCCATCTGGATGGACCGAAGAGTATCATGGGTATTTGATGACTGAGTATTATGGTCACAAGCATTCAAGTGAGTTCATATGTGTCGATGGTAATCCTGAGTATGTCCATGGTAGCAAGCAAAACAAGGATGGTGCCTTGCTGCACCCTGTGGAAGGAGTGTGTGGATCGCTCCCATGTCGTCCATACGTGGCGGGAAGGGAGTTGACATGCGCAGTCTGTACCAAGTGA
- the LOC136909019 gene encoding uncharacterized protein — protein sequence MKHSQVSIACSESRRFFALLVMCCTILAHISATESLKNDDAHETRQELPRSILQRRAIKENGTTDPQSIEKRLKIIEQRLDALLSKPHRSDNKVVAYFSGEAGKQGKNKPFPGPPGPKGDQGPQGAKGERGQGNGVNYVRWGRKSCPNGAQIVYQGIMGGEHYTHYGGGTQYLCLPSNPKYDKYQNGHQAAGYVYGTEYEVSQYNGNPFARNLHDHDAPCAVCFVKSRGSMLMMPARNDCPSGWTEEYHGYLMTEHYGHKHSREFICVDGIPEYVHGSKHNKNGALLYPVEGVCGSLPCGPYVAGRELTCAVCTK from the exons ATGAAGCATTCGCAAGTTTCTATCGCTTGCAGTGAAAGCCGGCGCTTCTTCGCTTTGTTAGTGATGTGTTGTACCATTTTGGCCCACATCTCCGCCACGGAGAGCCTAAAAAATGACGATGCACATGAAACAAGGCAAGAGTTGCCAAGATCTATCCTTCAACGCAGAGCAATTAAGGAAAACGGCACAACAGATCCACAAAGCATCGAAAAACGACTTAAAATCATTGAACAGAG ACTCGATGCCCTGCTCAGCAAGCCACACAGGTCGGACAATAAAGTTGTCGCCTACTTTTCAG GAGAAGCAGGCAAGCAGGGCAAAAACAAGCCATTCCCAGGCCCTCCTggtcctaaaggagaccaaggaCCTCAAGGAGCCAAAGGGGAGAGGGGGCAAGGGAATGGGGTAAATTATGTGCGATGGGGAAGAAAATCATGTCCCAATGGTGCCCAGATTGTTTATCAAG GGATAATGGGTGGAGAGCATTACACTCACTACGGTGGTGGGACACAGTACCTTTGTCTTCCTAGCAACCCAAAGTACGACAagtaccaaaatggccaccaggcTGCGGGATACGTTTACGGCACCGAGTATGAAGTAAGTCAATACAACGGAAATCCTTTCGCCAGAAATCTGCACGATCATGATGCTCCCTGTGCTGTTTGCTTCGTCAAGTCACGTGGTTCAATGTTAATGATGCCCGCAAGGAATGACTGTCCATCTGGATGGACCGAAGAGTATCATGGGTATTTGATGACTGAGCATTATGGTCACAAACATTCGAGGGAGTTCATCTGTGTCGATGGTATTCCTGAGTACGTCCATGGTAGCAAGCACAACAAGAATGGTGCCTTGCTGTACCCTGTGGAAGGAGTGTGTGGATCGCTCCCATGTGGTCCATACGTGGCGGGAAGGGAGTTGACATGCGCAGTCTGTACCAAGTGA
- the LOC136907603 gene encoding uncharacterized protein has product MKYSQVTIACSESLRFFALLVMCCTILAHISATESLKNDDAHETRQELPKSILQRRAIKENGTTNPQGIEKRLKIIEQRLDALLSKPHGSNNKVVAYFSGEAGKPGKNKPLPGPRGPKGDQGPQGAKGERGQGNGVTYVRWGRKSCPSGTQIVYEGIIGGELYNHYGGGSQYLCLPRNPKYDKYQNGHQAAGYVYGTEYEVSGNNGNPFARNLHDHDAPCAVCFVQSRGSMLMMPARNDCPSGWTEEYHGYLMTAYHGHRHSSEFICVDGNPEYVHGSKQNKDGALLYPVEGVCGSLPCGPYVAGRELTCAVCTK; this is encoded by the exons ATGAAGTATTCGCAAGTTACTATCGCTTGCAGTGAAAGCCTGCGCTTCTTCGCCTTGTTAGTGATGTGTTGTACCATTTTGGCCCACATCTCTGCCACGGAGAGCCTAAAAAATGACGATGCACATGAAACAAGGCAAGAGTTGCCAAAATCGATCCTTCAACGCAGAGCAATTAAGGAAAACGGCACAACAAATCCACAAGGCATCGAAAAACGACTTAAAATCATTGAACAGAG ACTCGATGCCCTGCTCAGCAAGCCACACGGGTCTAACAATAAAGTTGTCGCCTACTTTTCAG GAGAAGCAGGCAAGCCGGGCAAAAACAAGCCACTCCCAGGCCCTCGTggtcctaaaggagaccaaggaCCTCAAGGAGCCAAAGGAGAGAGGGGGCAAGGGAACGGGGTAACTTATGTGCGATGGGGAAGAAAATCATGTCCCAGTGGTACCCAGATTGTTTATGAAG gGATAATTGGTGGAGAGCTTTACAATCACTACGGTGGTGGATCACAGTACCTTTGTCTTCCTCGCAACCCCAAATACGACAagtaccaaaatggccaccaggcTGCGGGATACGTTTACGGCACCGAGTATGAAGTAAGTGGAAACAACGGAAATCCTTTCGCCAGAAATCTGCACGATCATGATGCTCCCTGTGCTGTTTGCTTCGTCCAGTCACGTGGTTCAATGCTAATGATGCCCGCAAGGAATGACTGTCCATCTGGATGGACCGAAGAGTATCATGGGTATCTGATGACTGCATATCATGGTCACAGGCATTCATCTGAGTTCATCTGTGTGGATGGTAATCCTGAGTACGTGCATGGTAGCAAGCAAAACAAGGATGGTGCCTTGCTGTACCCTGTGGAAGGAGTGTGTGGATCGCTCCCATGTGGTCCATACGTGGCGGGAAGGGAGTTGACATGCGCAGTCTGTACCAAGTGA